A genomic region of Oncorhynchus mykiss isolate Arlee chromosome 2, USDA_OmykA_1.1, whole genome shotgun sequence contains the following coding sequences:
- the LOC110493594 gene encoding overexpressed in colon carcinoma 1 protein yields the protein MGCGNSSAASTSGGGPAETSKDLTDESSPDDEKRRNYGGVYVGLPSDMTTVAGSQSKSTDKN from the exons ATGGGTTGTGGCAATTCCTCAGCCGCCAGCACCTCAGGAGGGG GACCTGCAGAAACCTCCAAAGATTT GACAGATGAGTCCTCACCAGACGATGAGAAAAGAAG GAACTATGGCGGGGTGTACGTAGGTCTACCATCTGACATGACCACCGTTGCAGGCAGCCAGTCCAAGTCCACAGACAAAA aCTAA